A genomic region of Bacteroides acidifaciens contains the following coding sequences:
- the pckA gene encoding phosphoenolpyruvate carboxykinase (ATP) has protein sequence MANLDLSKYGITGVTEILHNPSYDVLFAEETKPSLEGFEKGQVTELGAVNVMTGIYTGRSPKDKFFVKNEASADSVWWTSDEYKNDNKPCTEEAWADLKSKAVKQLSGKRLFVVDTFCGANEATRMKVRFIMEVAWQAHFVTNMFIRPTAEELANYGEPDFVCFNASKAKVDNYKELGLNSETATVFNLKTKEQVILNTWYGGEMKKGMFSIMNYMNPLRGIASMHCSANTDMEGTSSAIFFGLSGTGKTTLSTDPKRKLIGDDEHGWDNEGVFNYEGGCYAKVINLDKDSEPDIYNAIKRDALLENVTVDANGKIDFTDKSVTENTRVSYPIYHIENIVKPVSKGPHAKQVIFLSADAFGVLPPVSILNPEQAQYYFLSGFTAKLAGTERGITEPTPTFSACFGAAFLSLHPTKYAEELVKKMEMTGAKAYLVNTGWNGTGKRISIKDTRGIIDAILDGSIDKAPTKVIPFFDFVVPTELPGVDPKILDPRDTYECACKWEEKAKDLAGRFIKNFAKFTGNEAGKALVAAGPKL, from the coding sequence ATGGCAAATTTAGATTTAAGCAAGTACGGTATCACAGGCGTGACCGAGATTTTGCACAATCCGTCTTATGACGTTTTGTTCGCTGAAGAAACAAAACCGAGTCTGGAAGGCTTTGAAAAAGGTCAAGTAACTGAATTAGGTGCTGTTAATGTAATGACAGGTATCTATACCGGTCGTTCTCCTAAAGATAAATTCTTCGTTAAAAATGAAGCTTCTGCTGATTCTGTATGGTGGACTTCTGACGAATACAAAAACGATAACAAACCTTGTACTGAAGAGGCTTGGGCTGATTTGAAATCTAAAGCTGTAAAACAACTTTCTGGCAAACGTTTGTTCGTTGTTGATACTTTCTGTGGTGCTAACGAAGCTACTCGTATGAAAGTACGTTTCATCATGGAAGTAGCTTGGCAGGCTCACTTCGTAACTAACATGTTCATCCGCCCGACTGCTGAAGAACTTGCTAACTACGGAGAACCTGATTTTGTATGTTTCAACGCTTCTAAAGCAAAAGTTGACAACTACAAAGAACTGGGCTTGAACTCTGAAACTGCTACAGTATTCAACCTGAAGACTAAAGAACAAGTAATCCTGAATACTTGGTACGGTGGTGAAATGAAGAAAGGTATGTTCTCTATTATGAACTACATGAACCCGCTTCGTGGTATCGCTTCTATGCACTGCTCTGCTAACACGGATATGGAAGGAACTAGCTCTGCTATCTTCTTCGGATTGTCTGGTACAGGTAAGACTACTTTGTCTACTGACCCGAAACGTAAATTGATCGGTGATGACGAACATGGATGGGATAACGAAGGTGTATTCAACTACGAAGGTGGTTGCTACGCTAAGGTTATCAACTTGGATAAAGATAGCGAACCGGATATCTACAATGCTATCAAACGTGACGCTTTACTTGAAAACGTAACTGTTGATGCTAACGGTAAGATTGATTTCACTGACAAGAGCGTGACTGAAAACACTCGTGTTTCTTATCCTATCTATCACATCGAAAACATCGTTAAACCGGTTTCTAAAGGCCCTCACGCAAAACAAGTTATCTTCTTGTCTGCTGATGCATTCGGTGTATTGCCTCCAGTATCTATCCTGAACCCGGAACAGGCTCAATACTACTTCTTGTCTGGATTTACAGCTAAATTGGCTGGTACAGAACGTGGTATCACTGAACCGACTCCGACATTCTCTGCTTGCTTCGGTGCTGCTTTCTTGTCATTGCACCCGACTAAATATGCAGAAGAACTGGTTAAGAAGATGGAAATGACTGGTGCTAAAGCATACTTGGTGAACACAGGTTGGAATGGTACAGGCAAACGTATCTCTATCAAAGATACTCGTGGTATCATCGACGCTATCCTTGACGGTTCTATCGACAAAGCTCCTACTAAGGTTATTCCTTTCTTCGACTTCGTTGTTCCGACAGAACTTCCAGGTGTTGATCCGAAGATCCTTGACCCACGTGACACTTACGAATGTGCTTGCAAATGGGAAGAAAAAGCAAAAGATTTGGCTGGACGTTTCATCAAGAACTTCGCTAAATTTACTGGTAACGAAGCTGGTAAGGCTTTGGTTGCTGCTGGTCCGAAACTCTAA